The nucleotide sequence TCGGCGAGATCTCGGCGGCCGTCGACGGTGTGCTGGCCGCCGGCGGACTGACCCGGCAGGCCGTGCACCGGGTGGTGGTCGCCACCCCCGGGGTGATCGATCCGGCCACCGGGCGGCTACGTCACGCCCGTCACATCCGTGGCTGGGAAACCCCCGGCCTGATCGACCGACTCACCGAAACGCTGGGCATCCCGGTCATCCACGGCAACGACGTCAACCTGGCTGCGGTCGCCGAAGGGACACACGGGGTGGCGCAGGACAGCTCCGACTATGCGCTGCTGTGGCTGGACCGGGGCGTCGGTCTGGGGTTGGTCCTTGGGGGCGCCCTCCGCGCCGGGGCGCACGGCGGCGCGGGCGAGATCGGCTATCTGGGCGTCCCCGGGGTCGACGCACCCCGGGCCGACCGAGGTGGCACCGGCGGCTTCCAGCAGTTGGTCGGAGGTCAGGGCCTGAAGGTGTTGGCGCGGCGGTACGGCGTCCGTGGGTCGACCCCGGCCGGGATCGTCTCGTCGGCGCTGGCGGCCGGTGGGCCAGGGGATGCGCTGATCGCCGAATTGGCCTCCGGCATCGCCATCGGCGCGGCGGCCGTCACCAATCTGATCGACCCGGGACTGCTGGTGATCGGTGGTCCGGTGGCGCTGGCCGGTGGCCAGGTACTGCTGGACCTGGTCGTCACCCACCTGCACCAGATCAGCTTCGTCCGGCCGCCGGTCGTGCTGACGACGCTGGTGTCCGACGGGGTGCTCCTCGGCGCCATCGAGGTCGCCCTGCGGGTGGTGCGTGGCCAGTTGTTCGGCCAGGTGCCGACGGTGGGCGGGATCGTCGCCCTCTGATCGGATCTGGCCGGTGCGCAACAGACCTTTTCAACGCGCTGCCACCGTGGGAGGGTGCCGTCATGACCTCTTCGAAAGGCGTCGCCGGGGTATTCGATCGCGCCGCCGACACCTACGACACGGTCGGCGTCCCGTGGTTCGGGCCGATCGCCGCCGGACTCGTCGAGGAACTCGACGTCCACCCGGGCGAGCGGGTCCTGGACGTCGGGACAGGGCGTGGCGCCCTGCTCGTCCCGCTCGCTGTGGCGACCGGCCCGACGGGTCGGGTCGTCGGGATCGACCTTGCACCGCGCATGGTCGCCCTCACCGCGCAGGACGTCCACGACCTGCCTCAGGCGGAGGTCCGCGTCGGGGACGCGACAGCGCCCGGACTGCCGGCCGGTTCACTCGACGTCGTCGCAGCGTCCCTCGTGCTGTTCTTCCTCCCCGATCCGGTGGCCGCCGTGCGTACCTGGGTCGACCTCCTGGTCACCGGCGGGCGATCCGGCGTCTCCACGTTCGGGCCACAGGACGAGCGATGGGCGCACGTCGACGAGATCTTCGGGCCCTACCTCGCCCCGGGTCTGATGGACGCCCGGACCAGTGGCCGTCGTGGACCCTTCGCCTCCGACGACGGGGTGGCGCAGATCCTGCTGGACGGAGGATTGAGCCAGGTGAGGACGGTGCACCGGGACACCGTGGCCCGCTTCCGTGACGCCGACCACCTGCTGGAGTTCTCCTGGTCGCACGGCCAGCGGGTGATGTGGGAGTCGGTGCCGGAACAGGAGCGCACGCGAGTGCGCGACCGGTATCTGGCCGCCGCCGACGAGGTCGCCGACCCGGGCGGCGGGATCACCTTCACCCAGGTCGCCCGGTACACCCTGGGCGTCAAGGGGTGACGACGCCAGGCGCCGGGCCGGACGGGACGGGAACGGTGGGCGGTTCAGACCAGCGCGGCGCGGAATTTGGCCATCAGGTGCGGCCCGGCCAGGACCGGCGGATGGATCGCGGCGGTCCCGGGCGTCAGGCAGCTCGGCAGGCAGGTGACGGCGGCGTCCCAGTTCGCGTTGTGGAAGAACGGCATGCTCTGCCGGCGCGCCCCGCCGGCCTCCACCGGCTCGACCACGCGGTGCAGCGTTGATCGCCATCGATCGTTGGTCCAGCGGGCCATCAGGTCTCCGATGTTCACCACGAATGCTCCCGGCACACTCGGCACCGCCACCCAGTTCCCGCGGGTGTCCAAAACCTCGAGACCGCCGACCGTGTCCTGACGCAGCATGGTCAGCGTGCCGTAGTCGGTGTGCGCGCCGGCCCGGAGCTGCCCCGGCACGGCCGGCGTGGCGCTGGTCGGATAGTTGATCGCCCGCATGGCACTGGCGGACCGGTCGATCATCGCGTCGAAGTAGCTGGGCGGCAGCTGCAGGGCCAGTGCGAACAACGACATCAGGCGCCCGCCCAGCCCGAGCATGGCCCGGTAGTACGTCGTCCAGGCGACCTCCAACTCCGGAAGGGCGGACGGCCACAGGTTCGCTGCGTAGACCGACTGCTCGTCGGCATCGTGGAACCGGTGGGTCGGCCGGTCGACGGGGCCGCAGCCGAAGGCTTCCTTGAGGTCCGGTGGTGCCGGCTGACCCAGCGAGCGACCCAGCGACTCCGCCGCGAACGGTGCGTACCCGTAGGGATGTCCCGGGGGTGGCGCCACCGCCATCCGCTGCTCCAGCGGAAGATCGAAGAACTCCCGGGCCAGACCCCAGGCCCGGTCGGCGATCTCGTCGTCGATGCCATGCCCGACGATCTGGAAGAAGCCGACCTGGGAGCAGATCGCGTCGATCTGCGGCCCCAGGACGACCGGATCGGACGTGAGATCCACGACCGGCACGGTCTCCACGGGCCCGGTATCCACGCGCACGGTATCGACCACATCAGCGTCCACGAGTTCTCTCCATCCCGGCAGGCCTCCACCACCCTATCGATGGCAGCCGGGGCTGTTTGCATCAGTCGATCCGGCGGGGGGCCGCCGGGTTGGGGGAGAATGGACCCCGACGGAGGTGCTCGTGCGGGATCTGACCTACCTGGTGGTGTTGCTGGCCTGTGTGCTGGGAACGCTTCCGCTGGAGTTGCTGCTGCATGCCCGCGTCTACCGGCGGTGGCACCGGGCCGTACTGGCCATCGTCCCGGTGGCGGTGGTCTTCATCCTCTGGGACTACTTCGCCGCGCGCGCCGGATGGTGGCGGTTCGACCGCAACTACCTCACGGGTGTGTTCGCCGGCCCACTCCCGTTGGAGGAGTTGCTGTTCTTCCTCGTGATCCCGGTCTGCGGGCTGCTGACGTTCGAGGCCGTCCGGCACCTGCGGCCGCAGTGGGCCGCCGGATCCGTCATCGACGAATCGGAACCGCTGCTCGTCGACGGGCACCGATGATCCACTACGGCTACACCGCGGCATCCGTGCTGGCCGTTCTGGTCGCCGTCGTGGTCGATCTGCTCGTCCTGCGGACGAGAATTCTGCGGACCAAGCTCTTCTGGGCGACCTACGGGATCGTGATCTTCTTCCAGCTCATCGTCAACGGCGTGCTGACCGGCCTCGGGATCGTCCAGTACGACCCCAGGGTCATCGTCGGCGTCCGGCTGGCGTATGCGCCGCTGGAGGACCTCGGCTTCGGGTTCGGACTCGTCACGCTGACGCTGATCCTGTGGGTACGACTGGAGCAACAGGCCCGCCGCAGGCAACGCACGACGGCTGCGGGCACGACGTCCACCACCACGACGGCCACTACTTCGATCGACAGGACAACGCACAGATGAGCACCTGGTTCCCCGGCCGCGACCGGCGCGCCGTTCGCCACCCGGCCCGGCCCGGTGCGGCCCGCACCACCGGCACACCACACCGGGTGCTCGTCGCCGGCGGCGGCATCGCCGGTATCGCGGCGGCCGTCGGGCTCGCCGAGCGGGGCGTCGAGGTGACCCTCGTGGAGCCGCACGACCAGCTGGGCGGACGGGTCCGCTCCTGGCCGGTGGAGCAGGACGGCGAGCAGGTCACCATGAGCCGGGGCTTCCACGCCTTCTTCCGTCAGTACTACAACCTGCGTAGCCTGCTGCGCCGGGTCGATCCAGACCTGGACGGACTGACCCCCGTCCCCGACTACCCGCTGGTGATGGCCGGCGGTCACGGCGACTCGTTCGCCACGATCCCGCGCACCCCACCGCTCAATCTCGCGGCATTCGTGGCGCGCAGCCCCAGCTTTCCGCTGCGGGACCTGGTCAGGGTGAACGTTCCGGCGGCACTGGAACTGCTCGACGTCGACTTCCCCGCCACCTTCAGCCACTACGACGGCGAGAGCGCGGCGCAGTTCCTGGATCGGCTCCGCTTTCCCGGCGGGGCAAGGCATCTCGCACTCGAGGTCTTCGCCCGGAGCTTCTTCGCCCACCCCACCCAGTTCTCGGCAGGTGAACTGGTCGGGATGTTCCACACCTACTTCGTCGGGTCGTCGGAGGGCCTGCTGTTCGACGTCCCGACGGACGACTACGACACCGTGTTCTGGGCCCCGCTGCGACGGTATCTGCAGGGCTGCGGTGTCCGGGTGCTGACCGGCAGCCGCGTCGAATCGATCGACCTGTCGACCGCGCAGGAGGTCACCGTGCGCGTCGAGGACGTCGACGCCGGGAGGGATCTGGTGGTCGATGCCGTCGTCCTGGCGACTGACCTCGGCACCACCCGCCGACTGGTGGCCGATGCACCGGGCCCCGGGGATCAGGCCTGGCGACACCGCATCGCCTCGACGTCGAACGCCCCGCGATTCGCGGTGCTGCGTCTGTGGTTCGACCGGTTGGTCAACCCGGAACGTCCGGCGTTCCTGGGTACCAGCGGCTACGGGCTGCTCGACAACATCACCGTGCTCGAACGTTTCGAGGAAGGTGCGGCCCGGTGGTCGCACGAGCACAAGAGCTCGGTGGTGGAGCTGCACGCCTACGCCCTGCCCGACACCGTCGATCCGGACGACATCGAACTGCAGTCCCAGCTCCGGGCGCGACTCGGCCTGGTGTACCCGGAAACGCTGGAGGCCAAGGTGGTGTCGTCGCAGTGGGTGGTCGAGAACGACTGTCCGCTGATCGACACCAGTCCGTGGGTCGACCGACCCGAGGTCATCACCGGGGATCCCCGCGTGCTGCTGGCCGGTGACGGCATCCGCTGCGATTATCCGGTGGCGTTGATGGAACGTGCGGCGACGACCGGATGGCTGGCCGCCAACGACCTGCTCGGCCAGTGGGGCCTGGCCGGGCACGACCTGTGGACCGTACCGATGAAGGGCCGCGTTGCCGCCATCCGCCGGGTGCGCAAGCTGTTCCGCTGAGTCCGGCGTGGATCAACTTCCCACGCATGGACGAAAGTGACGACTTCTGTCACTCCAGTCCCAAATTCGCAAAGTTGATCCATGCAGGCGAAGTTGATCCATGCAGGGGAAGTTGATCAATGCAGTCCCGGCCAGCCCCGCCAGGCCCAGGCCCAGGCCCAGGCAATCCAGTGCTAACCCGGGAACTCCCCACGCTGACGGAGGCGGTACCGGCGCTCGGCGTAGACGAGATCGTCGACCCAGAGCCGCTTTGCGGTCTTCCGCATGGCCGGACGGATCATCGACGCCATCGCGGTGGCGACCTTAAACCCGGCACGTGGCGAATAGGCGATGGTGGCCTCGGTGATGATCGTGATCGGCCGGCCCTGTTCGTCGAGGCCGACCGGGGTGGCGTGGGTCTCGACCACACTTCTGGCCCCCTCTCCCTCCACGATCAGCATCACGATCGTCCTGGCGTCCGGGCAGAAGAACTCGGCGCGCACCGGCACCCCCCAGGTCCGGCCCAGTCTGAACGTGACGTCGACCGCGAGAACCTTTTTGTCACTGGCCTTGTCGTCGACCACGAGGTGGCTGAACGAGTACGGGTGGAACCAGGCGCCGTGCCACGGGTCCAGACGGTTGGCGATCACGTCCTGTGGTTCGCAGATTCCGCGGATGCTGACGACGGCGGACAGCGACCTGTCCAGAGGTGGACGCGGAGGAAGTGCCGGCCGGGACGTCGGGGTCTCGCCGTCGACCGGCAGACCGACCCAGATCAACACGCCGTCGTCGTACGCGCGGAACGGACTCCACGTCCGGTCACCCCTGGGCGACAACGGGTATCCGTGCCATCGGCACAACAGCGTGCCGTCGGCGACTGCACACCCGTCCAGCAGGGCCCCGAGGTGCGGGCAGGCGCCGGGCCCGGCCACCAGTGATCCGTCGGTGTCCCGCCAGAAGACGACTTCACGTCCTGCGATCGTCCTGGTGATCGACTTCGCCGCGGGCACGTCGGCGGAAACGCCGGCCACGAACCAACCGCCGGAATTCTGCGCCTGGGACACCGCGAGCGAGTCGGAGATGCGCCTGGGCCTTGCTTGTCGCCAGGTCGGCGTCATCCGGTCCTGGGTCGGTTGGGGGACTCGTGCCAGGGGGATGCGCGAGCGGACCGAACGCTGGACGCGGCTGGCGGCGGAGCTCTTACGCGCCTCGAGCGACATGGCTGATTCTCCGTTTCGGGGCCTGTCCCCTGGACGGACCGGCCACCAGGATGCGCCCGGCGATGCCGGCCTTGCGCCAGGTGGGTACCCGGACCCGCTCGCTGAAGACGTCGTAACCGACATCCTCGATGAGGGAAAGGATCTGCGAGTAGAGCACCCGGGCCGCCGATACGCAGCGAGCCGAGCGGGGTGGCAACATCGGGATGCCGGTGTCGGCGAACCGGTAGAGCTCGCGGTTGCGCTCGATCTGGAACGCCATCATGGCGCGCCACTCGGGGGTCGCGGTCCGAGCGGTGATGTCGACACCGAACCGGCGCAGGTCCTCCTGTGGCACGTAGACCCGGCCGAGATCGAGGTCCTCGTTGACGTCACGCAGGAAATTCGTCAGCTGGAAGGCCAGTCCGAGCGATCGGGCCGGCTCCTTCGCATTGGGCGACAACGGTTGCAGCACCGGCAACATCATCTCGCCGATGACGGCCGCCGAGCCCTCCATGTAGCCGCACAGATCGGACCAGGTCTCGTAGGTCGAGGTGGTGAGATCCATTGCCATCGCACCGAAGAACCGGTCGAAGCAC is from Nakamurella sp. PAMC28650 and encodes:
- a CDS encoding ROK family transcriptional regulator, coding for MTSLPSSPNTAEQRSADSPRLLREINDQVVLRLLLEHGQLTRGRIGELTGLSKPTVSSLLSRLEARGLVTTTGVVAGGPGPNARIYAVASRAAHVIGVHVEQGGCVAGLATLTGDLVATFDVPVHERRVASPVGEISAAVDGVLAAGGLTRQAVHRVVVATPGVIDPATGRLRHARHIRGWETPGLIDRLTETLGIPVIHGNDVNLAAVAEGTHGVAQDSSDYALLWLDRGVGLGLVLGGALRAGAHGGAGEIGYLGVPGVDAPRADRGGTGGFQQLVGGQGLKVLARRYGVRGSTPAGIVSSALAAGGPGDALIAELASGIAIGAAAVTNLIDPGLLVIGGPVALAGGQVLLDLVVTHLHQISFVRPPVVLTTLVSDGVLLGAIEVALRVVRGQLFGQVPTVGGIVAL
- a CDS encoding class I SAM-dependent methyltransferase, with the protein product MTSSKGVAGVFDRAADTYDTVGVPWFGPIAAGLVEELDVHPGERVLDVGTGRGALLVPLAVATGPTGRVVGIDLAPRMVALTAQDVHDLPQAEVRVGDATAPGLPAGSLDVVAASLVLFFLPDPVAAVRTWVDLLVTGGRSGVSTFGPQDERWAHVDEIFGPYLAPGLMDARTSGRRGPFASDDGVAQILLDGGLSQVRTVHRDTVARFRDADHLLEFSWSHGQRVMWESVPEQERTRVRDRYLAAADEVADPGGGITFTQVARYTLGVKG
- a CDS encoding isopenicillin N synthase family oxygenase; its protein translation is MDLTSDPVVLGPQIDAICSQVGFFQIVGHGIDDEIADRAWGLAREFFDLPLEQRMAVAPPPGHPYGYAPFAAESLGRSLGQPAPPDLKEAFGCGPVDRPTHRFHDADEQSVYAANLWPSALPELEVAWTTYYRAMLGLGGRLMSLFALALQLPPSYFDAMIDRSASAMRAINYPTSATPAVPGQLRAGAHTDYGTLTMLRQDTVGGLEVLDTRGNWVAVPSVPGAFVVNIGDLMARWTNDRWRSTLHRVVEPVEAGGARRQSMPFFHNANWDAAVTCLPSCLTPGTAAIHPPVLAGPHLMAKFRAALV
- a CDS encoding lycopene cyclase domain-containing protein; amino-acid sequence: MRDLTYLVVLLACVLGTLPLELLLHARVYRRWHRAVLAIVPVAVVFILWDYFAARAGWWRFDRNYLTGVFAGPLPLEELLFFLVIPVCGLLTFEAVRHLRPQWAAGSVIDESEPLLVDGHR
- a CDS encoding lycopene cyclase domain-containing protein, with amino-acid sequence MIHYGYTAASVLAVLVAVVVDLLVLRTRILRTKLFWATYGIVIFFQLIVNGVLTGLGIVQYDPRVIVGVRLAYAPLEDLGFGFGLVTLTLILWVRLEQQARRRQRTTAAGTTSTTTTATTSIDRTTHR
- a CDS encoding FAD-dependent oxidoreductase, with product MSTWFPGRDRRAVRHPARPGAARTTGTPHRVLVAGGGIAGIAAAVGLAERGVEVTLVEPHDQLGGRVRSWPVEQDGEQVTMSRGFHAFFRQYYNLRSLLRRVDPDLDGLTPVPDYPLVMAGGHGDSFATIPRTPPLNLAAFVARSPSFPLRDLVRVNVPAALELLDVDFPATFSHYDGESAAQFLDRLRFPGGARHLALEVFARSFFAHPTQFSAGELVGMFHTYFVGSSEGLLFDVPTDDYDTVFWAPLRRYLQGCGVRVLTGSRVESIDLSTAQEVTVRVEDVDAGRDLVVDAVVLATDLGTTRRLVADAPGPGDQAWRHRIASTSNAPRFAVLRLWFDRLVNPERPAFLGTSGYGLLDNITVLERFEEGAARWSHEHKSSVVELHAYALPDTVDPDDIELQSQLRARLGLVYPETLEAKVVSSQWVVENDCPLIDTSPWVDRPEVITGDPRVLLAGDGIRCDYPVALMERAATTGWLAANDLLGQWGLAGHDLWTVPMKGRVAAIRRVRKLFR
- a CDS encoding DUF5914 domain-containing protein; protein product: MSLEARKSSAASRVQRSVRSRIPLARVPQPTQDRMTPTWRQARPRRISDSLAVSQAQNSGGWFVAGVSADVPAAKSITRTIAGREVVFWRDTDGSLVAGPGACPHLGALLDGCAVADGTLLCRWHGYPLSPRGDRTWSPFRAYDDGVLIWVGLPVDGETPTSRPALPPRPPLDRSLSAVVSIRGICEPQDVIANRLDPWHGAWFHPYSFSHLVVDDKASDKKVLAVDVTFRLGRTWGVPVRAEFFCPDARTIVMLIVEGEGARSVVETHATPVGLDEQGRPITIITEATIAYSPRAGFKVATAMASMIRPAMRKTAKRLWVDDLVYAERRYRLRQRGEFPG
- a CDS encoding phytoene/squalene synthase family protein; the encoded protein is MVQVEDPILTQGYRECARLTKEYGTTYFWGAVLLAKPRRRHVHAVYALCRLADDIVDDQEANVGRSNQEIAARLETFAAGFRSALSAGGSHDPVMAAVIDTVLAADIDPECFDRFFGAMAMDLTTSTYETWSDLCGYMEGSAAVIGEMMLPVLQPLSPNAKEPARSLGLAFQLTNFLRDVNEDLDLGRVYVPQEDLRRFGVDITARTATPEWRAMMAFQIERNRELYRFADTGIPMLPPRSARCVSAARVLYSQILSLIEDVGYDVFSERVRVPTWRKAGIAGRILVAGPSRGQAPKRRISHVARGA